AGACTTTAAAGTTCTGCGCAGGCTATGTAGTTCTTTTAGGTGTGTTGGTTTATATAGGAAGCTTTTTTATCAGATAATTTAATTTTAATTGGGAGGATGTAAGGATGAATATTCTAGTATGCATTAAGCAAGTACCAGGAACAACAAAGGTAGAAGTTGATGAAAAGACAGGGGTTTTAAAAAGAGATGGAGTAGATTCTAAGATGAACCCTTATGACTTATATGCTATTGAAACTGCTCTAAGAATCAAGGAACAGACAGGTGGAAAGATAACTGCTATAACCATGGGACCTCCACAAGCCGGGGAGGTTATTAAGGAAACGTTTATGATGGGAGCAGACGAAGGAGCCTTAGTTTCAGACAGAAAGTTTGCAGGAGCAGATGTTTTGGCAACTTCATACACTTTATCTCAGGCTGTAATTAAACTGGGCAGCTTTGATATGATTCTTTGCGGAAAACAGACTACAGACGGAGATACAGCTCAGGTTGGCCCTGAAATGGCTGAATATCTTGGAATACCTCATATAGCAAATGTTATTAAGATTGTAGAAATAAAAGAAGAGTCAGTAATTGTAGAAATGGATATGCCAAACACTATAGAGCTTGCAGAAATTAAATATCCATGTTTACTAACAGTGGATAAGAATATATTCCAGCCAAGACTTCCTTCTTACAAGAGAAAGCTTGAGACTAAGAACAGAGAGATAAAGATGATTAGCCTTAAGGATTTTGAAGATCAAGATGAAAAGAAGTATGGACTAAACGGTTCACCAACACAGGTTGAGAGAATATTCCCGCCTAAGGCTAACGGTGACAGGGAAATGTGGAAGGGAAGCTCTGAGGAATTGGTAGATAAGCTTTCAAAGAAGTTTAAGGAACTAAAGTTTGTATAAATCTAAAAGGTGGTGTGGTTAAATGGGAAGACTAGTAGTAAATGAAAGTAAATTAAACAGTGAAATAGTTCAGGAATTAGTTAAAATATGTCCATTTAAGGCTATAGAAGACAAGGATGGTAAAATAGAAATAAATGCTGGCTGTAAAATGTGTAAGATATGCGTTAGAAAAGGTCCAGCAGGAGTTATGGAATTTGTAGAGGATGAAGTAAAGAGCATTGACAAAAGCTTGTGGAATGGCATAGCAGTTTATGTTGACCACGTGGAAGG
The genomic region above belongs to Clostridium swellfunianum and contains:
- a CDS encoding electron transfer flavoprotein subunit beta/FixA family protein; protein product: MNILVCIKQVPGTTKVEVDEKTGVLKRDGVDSKMNPYDLYAIETALRIKEQTGGKITAITMGPPQAGEVIKETFMMGADEGALVSDRKFAGADVLATSYTLSQAVIKLGSFDMILCGKQTTDGDTAQVGPEMAEYLGIPHIANVIKIVEIKEESVIVEMDMPNTIELAEIKYPCLLTVDKNIFQPRLPSYKRKLETKNREIKMISLKDFEDQDEKKYGLNGSPTQVERIFPPKANGDREMWKGSSEELVDKLSKKFKELKFV